In Micromonospora purpureochromogenes, a single window of DNA contains:
- a CDS encoding GOLPH3/VPS74 family protein, producing the protein MTGVALAEELLLLAYDDETGRATMPRISLDLGMAAAVLVELALAGRIAYADGSLTVTDPTPVGEPIIDGVLGRMAADTPHSPSSWVQRLRHGLRDRILGDLVARGVVRDVEETELGFIVVHRYPVADASVEDDSRRRLAEALAGGQLPDERTAALATLVAVLRMEPALGLTGDAATDARRRLEEIAGGAGFSGNVSLDDSVVRPSVGLVVAALARAVDQALGKRA; encoded by the coding sequence ATGACTGGTGTTGCGCTCGCCGAAGAGCTGCTGCTGCTGGCGTACGACGACGAGACCGGCCGGGCGACCATGCCCCGGATCAGCCTCGACCTGGGGATGGCCGCCGCCGTCCTGGTCGAGCTGGCCCTGGCCGGGCGGATCGCGTACGCCGACGGGTCCCTGACGGTGACCGACCCGACGCCGGTCGGCGAGCCGATCATCGACGGGGTGCTCGGCCGGATGGCGGCCGACACCCCGCACAGCCCGTCCTCCTGGGTGCAGCGGCTGCGGCACGGCCTGCGCGACCGGATCCTCGGTGACCTGGTCGCCCGGGGCGTGGTCCGGGACGTCGAGGAGACCGAGCTGGGCTTCATCGTGGTGCACCGCTACCCGGTGGCGGACGCCTCGGTGGAGGACGACAGCCGGCGGCGGCTGGCCGAGGCGCTCGCCGGCGGGCAGCTGCCCGACGAGCGGACCGCCGCGCTGGCCACCCTGGTCGCGGTGCTGCGGATGGAGCCGGCGCTCGGCCTGACCGGCGACGCCGCCACCGACGCCCGCCGCCGGCTGGAGGAGATCGCCGGCGGCGCCGGCTTCTCCGGCAACGTCAGCCTCGACGACTCGGTCGTCCGCCCTTCCGTCGGCCTGGTGGTCGCCGCCCTCGCCCGGGCCGTCGACCAGGCCCTCGGCAAGCGCGCCTGA
- the upp gene encoding uracil phosphoribosyltransferase, translating into MDVHVIDHPLAQSRLTAMRDARTDSSSFRAALHELTTMLVYEAARTFPVEKYPVQTPVTGTEGTRLANPPLLVPVLRAGLGMADAALGLLPESSMGFVGLARDEETYEPRAYMESLPRDLAGQPVLVLDPMLATGGSLEHSCRLLADRGCTDITVLCVLAAPVGIARLEQSGLPLRLVTASIDEGLNDKMFIVPGLGDAGDRQFGGMPRF; encoded by the coding sequence GTGGACGTACACGTCATTGACCACCCGCTCGCCCAGTCCCGGCTGACCGCCATGCGGGACGCCCGCACCGACTCGTCGTCGTTCCGGGCCGCGCTGCACGAACTCACCACCATGCTGGTGTACGAGGCCGCGCGCACCTTCCCGGTCGAGAAGTACCCGGTGCAGACCCCGGTCACCGGCACGGAGGGCACGAGGCTGGCCAACCCGCCGCTGCTGGTGCCGGTGCTGCGGGCCGGTCTGGGTATGGCCGACGCCGCGCTCGGCCTGCTGCCGGAGTCCTCGATGGGCTTCGTCGGCCTGGCCCGGGACGAGGAGACGTACGAGCCGCGCGCGTACATGGAGTCGCTGCCCCGGGATCTGGCCGGCCAGCCGGTGCTGGTGCTCGACCCGATGCTGGCCACCGGTGGTTCGCTGGAGCACTCCTGCCGGCTGCTGGCCGACCGGGGCTGCACCGACATCACCGTGCTCTGCGTGCTCGCCGCGCCGGTCGGCATCGCCCGGCTGGAGCAGTCCGGCCTGCCGTTGCGCCTGGTCACCGCGTCGATCGACGAGGGGCTCAACGACAAGATGTTCATCGTGCCGGGCCTCGGCGACGCCGGCGACCGGCAGTTCGGCGGCATGCCCCGGTTCTGA
- a CDS encoding phospho-sugar mutase translates to MAAETTDLDDIRDRARRWLDDDPDPASRDELRAVLDQLPASAPELVDRFAGPLTFGTAGLRGPLRAGPNGMNLAVVTQAAAGLVGWLAAQGGEGPLVIGYDARHGSREFAERTAQVATGAGRPALLLPRPLPTPVLAYAVRHLDAVAGVMVTASHNPPQDNGYKVYLGAQLGGALGAGAQIVPPADAGIESAIRAVGPLAEVPLGPAGQVLGDDLVASYVQRAAAVVSPDGPRDLAVAYTPLHGVGAAVLTAAFARAGFPVPGVVPEQAEPDPAFPTVHFPNPEEPGAVDRLVALADSTGADIAIANDPDADRCAVVVRDGGTGWRMLRGDEVGALLADHLMRRGVTGLYATTIVSSSLLRAMCAARGLPYDETLTGFKWIVRAGGGAHPLVFGYEEALGYCVAPEHVRDKDGITAALTVAELAAGLKAQGRTLTDRLDELAAEFGVHHTDQLSVRVDDLREIATAMARIRAATPSTLLGQPVGEAEDLLPASDVVILRTDAARVVIRPSGTEPKLKAYLEVVEAVVDGDVAAARTRAQSAVTALRTEIAAALGL, encoded by the coding sequence ATGGCGGCGGAAACCACTGACCTTGACGACATTCGCGACCGGGCCCGGCGTTGGCTCGACGACGATCCCGACCCGGCCAGCCGGGACGAGCTCCGCGCGGTGCTCGACCAGCTGCCGGCGAGCGCGCCGGAGCTGGTCGACCGGTTCGCCGGGCCGCTGACCTTCGGCACCGCCGGGCTGCGCGGCCCGCTGCGCGCCGGCCCCAACGGCATGAACCTCGCCGTGGTGACCCAGGCCGCGGCCGGGCTGGTCGGCTGGCTCGCCGCCCAGGGCGGCGAGGGTCCGCTGGTGATCGGGTACGACGCCCGGCACGGTTCGCGGGAGTTCGCCGAGCGCACCGCCCAGGTGGCCACCGGCGCGGGCCGGCCGGCGCTGCTGCTGCCCCGGCCGCTGCCCACCCCGGTGCTGGCGTACGCGGTGCGGCACCTCGACGCGGTCGCCGGGGTGATGGTCACCGCCAGCCACAACCCGCCGCAGGACAACGGCTACAAGGTCTACCTCGGCGCCCAGCTCGGTGGGGCGCTCGGCGCGGGGGCGCAGATCGTGCCGCCGGCCGACGCGGGGATCGAGTCGGCCATCCGGGCGGTCGGCCCGCTGGCGGAGGTGCCGCTCGGCCCGGCCGGTCAGGTGCTCGGCGACGACCTGGTGGCGTCGTACGTCCAGCGGGCCGCCGCGGTCGTCTCGCCGGACGGCCCGCGCGACCTGGCGGTGGCGTACACGCCGCTGCACGGGGTCGGCGCGGCGGTGCTGACCGCCGCCTTCGCCCGCGCCGGCTTCCCGGTGCCCGGGGTGGTGCCGGAGCAGGCCGAGCCGGACCCGGCCTTCCCGACCGTGCACTTTCCCAACCCGGAGGAGCCGGGCGCGGTGGACCGGCTGGTCGCGCTCGCCGACTCGACCGGCGCCGACATCGCCATCGCCAACGACCCGGACGCGGACCGGTGCGCGGTGGTCGTCCGCGACGGTGGGACGGGCTGGCGGATGCTGCGCGGCGACGAGGTGGGTGCCCTGCTCGCCGATCACCTGATGCGGCGGGGCGTCACCGGCCTGTACGCCACCACGATCGTCTCGTCGTCGCTGCTGCGGGCGATGTGCGCGGCGCGGGGCCTGCCGTACGACGAGACGCTGACCGGGTTCAAGTGGATCGTCCGGGCCGGTGGTGGGGCGCACCCGCTGGTGTTCGGGTACGAGGAGGCGCTGGGCTACTGCGTCGCCCCGGAGCACGTCCGGGACAAGGACGGCATCACCGCCGCGCTGACCGTCGCCGAACTGGCCGCCGGCCTCAAGGCGCAGGGCCGGACGCTGACCGACCGGCTGGACGAGTTGGCCGCCGAGTTCGGCGTGCACCACACCGACCAGCTCTCGGTACGGGTCGACGACCTGCGGGAGATCGCCACCGCGATGGCCCGGATCCGGGCGGCCACCCCGAGCACCCTGCTCGGGCAGCCGGTGGGCGAGGCGGAGGACCTGCTCCCCGCCTCCGACGTGGTGATCCTGCGGACCGACGCCGCCCGGGTGGTGATCCGCCCCTCGGGCACCGAGCCGAAGCTCAAGGCGTACCTGGAGGTGGTGGAGGCGGTCGTCGACGGCGACGTCGCCGCGGCCCGCACCCGTGCCCAGTCCGCCGTGACCGCGCTACGCACCGAGATCGCGGCGGCCCTCGGCCTATGA